The following DNA comes from Bryobacteraceae bacterium.
GCCATTTATCCTGCAAGGGGCCCTCATTACGGGGCTGCACATCATGGTGAAAAGGAAGATGTTGGTTGGCCAAACCGAGATCGGGGACCTTTTCAAGGGCTTCAACTACTTCGTTCCGGCGTTGATCGTGAATCTCCTGGTGACGGTCTTCGCCATGATCGGGATGCTCGCCTGCATCATCCCCGCGTTCGTCGTCGGGGCGATGTACATGTTCCCGTACCTGTTCGTCGTGGATCGCAAGATGGAGTTTTGGCCCGCCATGCAGGCCTCGCACGCCATCGTGAAGAAAGACTACCTCGGCTTCACCCTCTTTTTCCTCGCTTTGGTTGGCCTTCAGATCCTCGGCGCGCTCGCCTGCATCGTCGGCATTCTGATCACCCTGCCGATGATGTTCGCCGCCATCACAGCGGCCTACCGCGACATCGCCGGGTTCCAATCGGGCCCCGATGCCTGACCGATGGAAGTTTGGAACTCTCAGTACTTCCGTCGTGTCTACGGCTCCCGGATCCCGCACTAGACTGGATTCACTGAGGTTGTTACAAAACTCCTCCACACGATGGGATAGCCGGCCGGGTGACCTCAGTCGCCCGGCCGTCTTTCTTGGCATCCTCGCGGCGGCAGTGATCCTCGCCCGAACCGGCCTCCTCGCCGCGTCGCCCCTCTTCTGTCCCTTCCACGCCTTGTCCGGATTGCCGTGCCCGTTGTGCGGCATCACTCGCGCTTTCGTGGCGCTCTCGAGCGGCCAGTGGTGGGAAGCTCTCACCCTCCACCCGTTCGTTTTTCTGGTTCTGCCCGTCCTTGTCGCCTCGGCGTTCGGCTGGCGTCCGGGTCCACGTGTTTTTTTTGTGCTTTGCGCCGGTTTGGTGACCTTCGGCGCGGTTCGGATCGCGATACTTACGTTATAATCTTCGGGTTAGATCATACTTCCATCACTCGCGAGGAATCATGCGTAAGAAAGTCACAGTTGTCGGTGGAGGCAACGTAGGCGCCACCTGCGCTCAGCGCATCGCCGACAAGGAACTGGCCGATGTCGTTCTGGTCGATATCGTCGAGGGGATGCCCCAGGGCAAGGGCCTCGACATGCTTGAGTCGGGCCCGGTCGAGGGCTACGACGTTCAAGTCACCGGCAGCAACGGGTACGAAGAAACGGCAAATTCCGATATTGTCGTGATCACGGCGGGCCTCGCCCGCAAGCCCGGCATGAGCCGCGACGATCTACTCGCCAAGAACAACGAGATCGTGCGCGGCGCCACGGAACAGGCGGTCAAGCACTCTCCGAACGCCATTCTCATCATCGTGAGCAACCCGCTCGATGCGATGTGCTG
Coding sequences within:
- a CDS encoding DUF2752 domain-containing protein codes for the protein MILARTGLLAASPLFCPFHALSGLPCPLCGITRAFVALSSGQWWEALTLHPFVFLVLPVLVASAFGWRPGPRVFFVLCAGLVTFGAVRIAILTL